ATAGACAATTTCCCCCCTAGCATACAAATGCGAATAGATAGGAGGATCTACAGCTCTACGTGTCTTTGTTCTTTGTATCTAAGGAGAATGACGACTTCAACTACCAGAAAGGGGGAACTACGTATCCATGGAGAATCTCGTTTGAGCATACCTCTTGCCCAGAACTCTGAAGCGCTTGCAAGGGTTCCACACAATCCTGACCAATGGCAATGAATCGAGAGCCTTTATTCTCATTCTTACTGCTATTGCTGTTTACATTCCTCTTGGACAACTCTTCTAGTTGCTTTTGAAGTAATGGTGAAACACCAGCCTAGACAAGTGAAGGAGAACGAGAAAGGATTGTGTCAGTTTACGGTACTATTATTGTTACATAAATTTGTACTCCATTTCAGAGAACTAACCCCAGCCAAATAGCGTCGCGAGAAAGTCTTAGGCTGCAAGGGGCGTTGCAAGAGATCATTCAAATCCTACAATTCAATGCAAAATGTGCTGACATATGAGCCATATAGCCAGAGGAacattgtaaaaatcatgaacacTTATCAAGAGTGTACTTGCTCAAAATTTATAACCCTATGAAAATCTTCTTAAGTAACCAAACCTGTTGAAGCTTTTGGAGATGTGCAGAAGTTGCCTTCCGTTGCTTGTGGCCCTGTACACATTCTTCTTCACTGTCACTAGCCTCCAGTACCAATCCCATCGATTCAGCATTCCTCTGAAGCCAGGATTTGTTAGCattttcctgaaaaacagaGGGAAACTTAGAGCATAAACAAGTACCTAAAATGTTATTAGAAATTATATAAGAGAATGCATGAAAGTTAGCACACAAGAGGCCTTGCCTGTGAACTTTTACGTGCAATCTTGTCAATCTGCCGAGCAAGGGAGAGCCTATTCATTACTGCAGGCATGTAAGCATGATCTACAGGAAATTGCTGGAGGTTCTCCTGAGATTTTGAATCAATAATTATGAACTTGCTGAGTTATcagctaaaaattaaaaaaaaaaacactgacGTGATCTGGTGAAGAACTATGCTAGAAAAAGCGTCAAGTACATTGGTATGTGACTCGGAGAAAAATAGAAGACTAGAAGAGTAGATAGCATGAAAATATAATGATGAAAATGGTACCATAAACTTATGCAAAGCCATGATAAGTAGTTCAACACCCTGTCTATACAATTAAACTATATAGCATATGAATCAAAAGGAGATTAACTCAGGCCTACTAGTGCTCATCATTTCTTGATGACAATGCAACATTGCAAGCAAATGTAAAAGTCTGAAATAAAATTACCTTTGACAATGACTTGCAAAGAGAGTAAAACTTGGCTTTGTCAGCAGGAGAGATTAATGCAATGCTGCAGCCAGACAAAGATTTACGTGCTGTCCTTCCACTTCTGTGGATATAAACCTTAGGAACAAAAAAGAATTCGCAAAACTCTAGTTACTTATATTGACCTCATAACATGTATATCCAGGAGAAGTGCAGGCTCAAGAAATAAACATATCACCTACATCAGTTGAGTGTGGCAACTGATAATGGATAACAGTTCGCACATCATCAAAATCCATGCCCCTTGCAAAACCATCAGTTGCGACCAAAATGGAATTTTCACTTCCACGAAAACGATCCACAGCCTAAATGAACACAGCAACTAACTCAATGTTTTTCTTTCATGAAAGGGAAAGGTAGACATAAATGGTATGGAAGTAGTCAAGTGTGTTTCCACAAGAACAAGGTGCAGATAGTATCAACATAAAATGCATATAGCTAAAGTGTAAAAGATAAATCGTAGAAGAACTGGAAAAAAGTGAAAATTGTGCCAGTCCCAGATTCGGTTATCTGGTGTAGGCAAACATCAGTATACCAGATACAAAATAGTGACATCCAAAAACGATGGAACGTGCTTTCCAATAAAAGAAGGCATAATTTTCATCCAAGTGAAGACAGTTACATGAAGTACACTCtaataaacattaaatttgGATAGataaagtgaaaaaaaaatgcaattggGCTAATCTTGAGCCATCAAGATTCTGTGAAAACTGAATGACAATTCCCACAGCTCAGCAAATATCAGATATAAGTAGAATGTAAAATTGTATGCAAAAATCACCTTCATGCGAGCCCTTTGTTGCATTTGAGCATGGTTTGTTAAGACATTAATTCCAAGAATGCGCAATATAGAGGAAATGTGACGTAATGCAGCGATTGATGTACAAAATATTATTGTGCGGCCTTGCCCATGAACACTCAATATATAATACAGGCAGGCGTCCTTATCATCATCACTACACCTGTAAAACACACAAACAATAATGTGTGAGTCTAAAACTGTCAATGCATGAAAAGTGTAACTAAAATGATGCCAATTATAGCCAAGATATAAAAGAATTTATAAAAAGGAAAGGCGTACTCGATAAAAGATTCTTCAAGTTTCTCAGGCAAGATTGAAGCCTTTGTCAGATCAACTATTTCTGCATTGGGTTTCATTCCAGCCTGCTTCGACAGTGCTTCGATAGAGCTCACATCGTCAGGCATCGATGCCTTTGAACCAGATAGGCCACGCTTTAACTTCTTCCGAAAATTAGATGAAAGTGCAAGTGTGGCTGAGAACACAAAGGTTTGCCTCTtctttatttgcaaaattggcACAGTCTCACAGTTTGACGTGGTTCTTACAGCTTGTTCATCAGAACCATTAGTCAGTGGAAGCATCTCAATGATAGATTGTAATTCATGGAAATGACCTCGTTCAATCATTCTATCAGCCTCATCCAACACGAAGAATGACAATGAATGTAGCTGGGTCATAAAGAAAAGCAATGTGACATAAAAACCACATCTTAAACATTGATAACCAGAAAATGAAAATTACAACAAGTACAAGGCTACACTAAATTGTATAGAAGATTATGCTCTACTTTATTCTCTTTCAAATACGAAACTTTGTTTCAAGCTCAAATACTCAATAGAAGCAGTAATGAAATGTGCTAAAAAAAGCTTCCTTGTATACGATTTAGTGAAGTTCAACCTGAGACCACAAACCACACAAGGCTTAGTTGGCTTCCAGTCACCTGAAGTATTTAAAGGGGTAAACCTTGGTGGATGGAAGCAATGAGGAGATCGAAATGGTCATGCATTAATACATCAAGTAGGGCTGATGAGAAGGAAGCAAATCTCATTGTATGTTATATTGAGTTGTCAGCATGCATACTGAGAAGTTGACGCATACATTCGGATGTTCACATACTAACCTCAACAAGGTGTTGATTGTTCATCGACATGAGCTCCCACAATCTTCCTGGAGTTCCAACAACAATTTCAGGCTTCTTTTTCAAAAGTcgttcttgcttttccatggatagaccaccaACAATAGGAACAACCTGGATTCCCATGAACTTGGCTGCTTCTTTTAGATGATCACATACCTGTATATAAAGAACTGTATGATGTGCAGGACATACCCTAAGTCCCTAACTTATACTTGGACAGGAAAATTAGGTGCTATCTTTGCACATAAGATCTTCTAGGATCAATAATGACAGAAATTTTAATTCAATGATGAATTAAAAGTTGAATTCAATTAAACACAAGACAATAAAGGCATCAAAATTGACAGGCTCCGTGGATGTGTAAATTGAACTGTTAGGCTGTTTTTTTACCTGTTTGGCAAGCTCCCTGGTGGGTGTCAGAATAAGAGCACGTAGAGGGCTTCCTCTAGAACTTTCGTCCACCATTTTTTTATCTTCCTGATGTAATCTCGCGGCCTTTTCTCGCTCTTCAAGGAGACGTTGCAAAATAGGGAGGCCAAAAGCAAGTGTCTTACCAGAACCTGTCTCTGCTGCACCAAAAACATCCTGTTGCAGAGTAAATGTTAGCACAGTTAGAAGACGTAAGGCTTGGAGCAGAAGTTCAGCACTTATGACTATTAAACTTAAGGTGCCAAGAATAGCATGGTTGGTTTAGAAGAATATATCAGTTAGATAATTTAACAAACAGCAGGGAATAACATATAAACAACAAAACAGGTACATAACGGAAAACAATGTCATCATTTTCATGTAAAAAAGTTTAGTGGCCAATGGCCTACCAATTAACACTTTGACAAACCTTGCCTTGATGCGCTGCTGCAGGAAAACAAGACTTCTGTATAGGTGTTGGCTCTTTGAATCCAAGCCTGCGCATTGCCTTTACAAGCAGAGGGTGCAGCCTAAGCTCATGCCATGCATAAACTTCATCCTTGTCCAGAATCAGATCATCATCCTTATCTTGTTCAATACTCTCATTGTCATCTTGCATCTCTGGGATTGAAAAACAACAGTTTCAAGTAAACTCGCATTgctgatgaaatcaattttgtaacaATAACTAATACAGACCTAAACCGAACAAA
This genomic window from Phragmites australis chromosome 7, lpPhrAust1.1, whole genome shotgun sequence contains:
- the LOC133924561 gene encoding DEAD-box ATP-dependent RNA helicase 13, which produces MAETPPQLSSDPTTPPQEANGRSSRKNKKNTAKKQPKRAAAAASSGAGTMVEDPFLVLAGGKEGGFLELEEIDEVDFGIFGGVVEDVGAGEGKDRGKKKEKKKKKRKRGDDDEGLGGDGDLVVESEQVEGKKGEKRAKKRRRNRKKRKVKDKEKNAESNEDVTDDNAEEMQDDNESIEQDKDDDLILDKDEVYAWHELRLHPLLVKAMRRLGFKEPTPIQKSCFPAAAHQGKDVFGAAETGSGKTLAFGLPILQRLLEEREKAARLHQEDKKMVDESSRGSPLRALILTPTRELAKQVCDHLKEAAKFMGIQVVPIVGGLSMEKQERLLKKKPEIVVGTPGRLWELMSMNNQHLVELHSLSFFVLDEADRMIERGHFHELQSIIEMLPLTNGSDEQAVRTTSNCETVPILQIKKRQTFVFSATLALSSNFRKKLKRGLSGSKASMPDDVSSIEALSKQAGMKPNAEIVDLTKASILPEKLEESFIECSDDDKDACLYYILSVHGQGRTIIFCTSIAALRHISSILRILGINVLTNHAQMQQRARMKAVDRFRGSENSILVATDGFARGMDFDDVRTVIHYQLPHSTDVYIHRSGRTARKSLSGCSIALISPADKAKFYSLCKSLSKENLQQFPVDHAYMPAVMNRLSLARQIDKIARKSSQENANKSWLQRNAESMGLVLEASDSEEECVQGHKQRKATSAHLQKLQQDLNDLLQRPLQPKTFSRRYLAGAGVSPLLQKQLEELSKRNVNSNSSKNENKGSRFIAIGQDCVEPLQALQSSGQEVCVNIDKQREKRRLAENWRRKKHDEKKRTREQKRKVKRKAKGRD